Proteins encoded by one window of Cloeon dipterum chromosome 2, ieCloDipt1.1, whole genome shotgun sequence:
- the kuz gene encoding disintegrin and metalloproteinase domain-containing protein 10, which produces MKMKCPTVCPLVCFLWLTLLLTETNAGSKRLSEWVSHYEPLTYDSDSLHRSHQRAKRSVTEDAAVHLHFRAHSRAFSLRLKRDLDTFSDGLEVVSHDGETLDVDTSHIYHGHILGEPESYVFGSIIDGVFEGKIHSPHNGGYFVEKSTKYFPNQTFHSVIYHENDVSDPHASKRDGYLGGCGHTDEISQWMERVQNSAVDEEDLPPFVPNPKKEDSKPGKQASKSGKVHMRDEDPRRKYTREANEGSHRAKRAARLREENRNTCSLFIQTDPLIWKHIAMQQMSQDPDKIREEILSLIAQHVHAVNFIYRDTKFDGRIEHRNIKFEVQRIKIDNDSSCQHGSHLNSFCMENIDVSNFLNLHSLGNHEDFCLAYVFTYRDFTGGTLGLAWVASASGASGGICEKYKTYTETVAGIYQSTKRSLNTGIITFVNYNSRVPPKVSQLTLAHEIGHNFGSPHDYPSECRPGGDKGNFIMFASATSGDRPNNSKFSPCSVGNISNVLDAIGDSKKRNCFSTSAGAFCGNKIVEADEECDCGFNDDECKDKCCYPRVVSDEDKMKNNSALGCRRRTRTQCSPSQGPCCDGSKCTFVHARENLMCRAASDCSFNSTCDGRSPECPNPRAKDDKTRCNEGTQLCIKGECTGSICLEWNMQECFLTSGQSSVVDKRRLCELACKNGTEESCRSTSEFASYVGLPKGGISLRPGSPCDNYQGYCDVFLKCRAVDAEGPLARLKNMLFNRETLQSVAQWVTEYWWAVLLMGIAFVVVMGCFIKCCAVHTPSSNPKKQPARRLSETLRHPMHTLRRMRGPGGASRAPPRGSGSGQRGPARGYGEGRGQYYVPKGSAGTRSSGSHEPYAGAYGGRSSSNSQMGRNSFEMHNHKV; this is translated from the exons ATGAAAATGAAGTGTCCGACTGTCTGTCCGTTGGTCTGCTTTCTGTGGCTGACACTGCTGCTGACCGAAACGAACGCAG GGTCAAAGCGCCTGAGCGAATGGGTTTCCCACTACGAGCCGCTCACCTATGACTCGGACAGCTTGCACCGATCTCATCAGCGAGCCAAGCGCTCAGTCACCGAAGATGCTGCTGTTCACCTGCATTTTCGAGCCCACAGCCGTGCATTTAGTCTACGACTCAAACGAGACTTGGATACATTCTCAGACGGACTTGAGGTCGTCAGCCATGACGGGGAAACCCTGGATGTAGATACTTCACACATTTACCATGGACATATATTAG GTGAGCCAGAAAGCTATGTCTTTGGCTCCATCATAGATGGGGTATTTGAAGGCAAAATCCACTCTCCACACAATGGAGGCTACTTTGTTGAAAAGTCGACCAAATACTTTCCAAACCAAACATTCCACTCGGTGATCTACCACGAAAATGACGTCAGTGATCCCCATGCCTCCAAAAGAGATG GCTATTTGGGTGGCTGTGGACACACTGATGAAATCAGCCAGTGGATGGAGCGGGTGCAGAATTCTGCTGTTGACGAAGAGGATTTGCCTCCATTTGTCCCCAATCCTAAAAAAGAAGACTCAAAGCCTGGGAAACAGGCCTCCAAGTCTGGAAAG GTGCATATGCGAGACGAAGATCCTCGCAGGAAGTACACAAGGGAAGCCAACGAGGGGAGTCACCGCGCTAAGAGGGCTGCCCGTCTTCGAGAAGAAAATCGAAACACTTGTTCTCTTTTCATACAGACTGATCCTCTCATTTGGAAGCACATTGCTATGCAA CAAATGAGTCAAGATCCTGATAAGATCCGTGAGGAGATTCTTTCTCTTATCGCTCAACATGTGCATGCTGTCAACTTCATTTATCGCGATACAAAGTTTGATGGAAGGATTGAacatagaaatattaaatttgaggtGCAACGGATCAAG ATTGACAACGACTCGTCATGCCAACATGGCTCCCATTTGAACTCATTCTGCATGGAAAACATTGATGTCAGCAATTTCTTGAACCTGCATTCGCTTGGTAACCATGAAGACTTCTGCTTGGCTTATGTCTTCACCTACAGAGACTTCACTGGCGGAACCTTAGGCTTGGCTTGGGTTGCTTCAGCATCAG GAGCATCTGGAGGAATTTGCGAAAAGTACAAGACCTATACTGAGACTGTGGCAGGAATTTACCAGTCAACAAAGAGAAGTTTGAACACTGGCATCATCACTTTTGTCAACTACAACAGCAGAGTTCCACCTAAAGTGTCGCAGTTAACGCTTGCCCACGAGATTGGCCATAATTTCGGCTCACCT CATGACTATCCGTCTGAATGTCGGCCTGGAGGTGACAAAGGTAACTTCATAATGTTTGCGTCGGCGACGAGTGGAGACCGGCCAAACAATAGCAAGTTTTCGCCGTGCAGCGTCGGCAATATTAGCAACGTGTTAGACGCGATTGGCGATAGCAAGAAACGCAACTGCTTCTCCA CGTCTGCTGGTGCTTTCTGCGGCAACAAAATCGTTGAGGCAGACGAAGAGTGCGATTGTGGCTTTAATGATGACGAGTGCAAGGACAAGTGCTGCTACCCTAGGGTTGTTTCTGACGAGGAcaagatgaaaaataactcTGCGCTTGGCTGCCGTAGGAGAACTAGAACTCAGTGCTCGCCTAGTCAAG GGCCATGCTGCGACGGAAGCAAGTGCACTTTTGTGCATGCCAGGGAGAACTTGATGTGCCGAGCTGCCAGCGACTGTTCATTCAACTCGACATGCGACGGCCGATCGCCTGAGTGTCCAAATCCAAGAGCCAAGGATGACAAGACGCGGTGCAACGAGGGCACGCAGCTGTGTATTAAAGGCGAGTGCACCGGCTCCATCTGCCTCGAGTGGAACATGCAAGAGTGCTTCCTCACGTCCGGCCAGTCGTCTGTGGTGGACAAAAGGCGGTTGTGCGAGCTCGCCTGTAAGAACGGCACGGAGGAGTCGTGCAGGTCAACCAGCGAGTTCGCCTCTTACGTTGGCCTGCCTAAGGGTGGCATCAGTCTGAGGCCTGGTTCGCCTTGCGACAACTATCAGGGCTACTGCGATGTGTTCCTCAAGTGCAGAGCTGTGGACGCTGAAGGGCCCTTGGCTCGGCTCAAGAATATGCTGTTCAACAGG GAGACTCTGCAGTCCGTGGCTCAGTGGGTGACCGAGTACTGGTGGGCCGTCCTGCTGATGGGCATCGCGTTCGTCGTCGTGATGGGCTGCTTCATCAAGTGCTGCGCTGTGCACACGCCATCGTCCAACCCGAAGAAGCAACCGGCCCGGCGGCTCAGCGAGACCTTGCGGCACCCGATGCACACGCTGCGTCGCATGCGGGGTCCCGGCGGCGCCTCGCGGGCTCCTCCCCGCGGTAGCGGCAGTGGCCAGCGGGGCCCGGCCCGCGGTTACGGCGAGGGCCGAGGCCAGTACTACGTGCCCAAGGGCTCAGCCGGTACCCGTTCGTCGGGCAGCCACGAGCCGTACGCTGGCGCCTACGGTGGCCGATCGTCTTCAAATAGCCAAATGGGAAGAAACTCGTTCGAGATGCACAACCACAAAGTGTGA